The following proteins are encoded in a genomic region of Streptomyces collinus Tu 365:
- a CDS encoding DUF6545 domain-containing protein has protein sequence MSLVVYVAAAVLATAALLLVPAGPRLLPRTPLTTSTCVAVALGACCFACSAPATLAAVNELTGVPNFGAPLTYSTISAYSASLLVLLINWRGGPPGEVRRMVSRIIAAYGLLIVAIIVLFALADAPVERLRDLDTYYARTPYMREMISLYLIGHAVCAVIMIVVCLRWSRTVGGLLRTGLRLIMWGLVLDVAGFELTKITAVAARWAGGDLDWLSTSVAPPVVSLGALVCSLGFVLPRLLPAARGHWDSAKDCRELRPLWEEVKAVTTAPKPSPAWWQLPKSRLQMLELAIHDALLQLVPAFDLGLGRRVLACATSRGHAPDEARVISEAAMVVGAAEEARSPAPVPHDAGVERDGRDRYPLPATSGTKELVRLAQALALLPHFHESRATVR, from the coding sequence ATGAGCCTCGTCGTCTACGTCGCGGCGGCCGTGTTGGCGACCGCGGCGCTGCTGCTGGTCCCGGCGGGTCCCCGCCTGCTGCCGCGCACCCCGCTCACGACCTCGACCTGCGTCGCCGTCGCCCTCGGGGCGTGCTGCTTCGCGTGCTCCGCCCCCGCGACCCTGGCGGCGGTCAACGAGCTGACCGGCGTCCCGAACTTCGGTGCGCCCCTGACCTACTCGACCATCAGCGCCTACAGCGCCTCTCTGCTCGTCCTGCTGATCAACTGGCGTGGCGGCCCTCCCGGCGAGGTCCGCAGGATGGTCTCGCGCATCATCGCCGCCTACGGCCTGCTCATCGTCGCGATCATCGTCCTGTTCGCGCTGGCCGACGCCCCGGTCGAACGCCTCCGGGACCTCGACACCTACTACGCCCGCACCCCGTACATGCGGGAGATGATCAGCCTCTACCTGATCGGGCACGCCGTGTGCGCCGTGATCATGATCGTCGTGTGTCTCAGGTGGTCCCGTACGGTCGGCGGCCTGCTCCGGACGGGTCTGCGGCTGATCATGTGGGGGCTGGTCCTCGACGTGGCCGGCTTCGAGCTGACGAAGATCACCGCCGTCGCGGCGCGGTGGGCCGGCGGGGACCTCGACTGGCTCTCCACCTCCGTCGCGCCCCCCGTGGTCTCCCTCGGCGCGCTGGTGTGCAGCCTGGGCTTCGTCCTGCCCCGGCTCCTGCCGGCGGCGCGCGGCCACTGGGACAGCGCCAAGGACTGCCGGGAGCTCCGGCCCCTGTGGGAAGAGGTGAAGGCGGTGACGACGGCGCCCAAGCCCTCCCCGGCCTGGTGGCAGCTCCCCAAGTCCCGTCTGCAGATGCTGGAGCTCGCCATCCACGACGCCCTGCTCCAGCTCGTCCCGGCCTTCGACCTCGGCCTCGGCCGGCGGGTGCTCGCCTGCGCCACGAGCCGGGGACACGCGCCGGACGAGGCGCGGGTCATCTCCGAGGCCGCCATGGTCGTGGGCGCCGCCGAGGAAGCCCGGTCCCCGGCCCCCGTGCCGCACGACGCGGGAGTCGAGCGGGACGGGCGGGACAGGTACCCCCTGCCCGCCACGTCCGGCACGAAGGAACTGGTCCGTCTCGCGCAGGCCCTGGCCCTGCTGCCCCACTTCCACGAGTCCCGCGCAACGGTGCGGTGA
- a CDS encoding DUF6545 domain-containing protein: protein MINYISCGVLWLGLALKLRDLVGHRGDPFLRAITALLALASLCWLLGSPPTVGAINRATGVANLAAPLTYAVITAYSAACLVLVVYWRDGRRGRATARRWIISYAVVIAAIGILFALGDARAERRVDFDTYYATTPYIREMIVLYLVAHLTAVTVTGLWSVRWAMGTTVHGWVRASLLTLGLGTALSAGYSLSRLVAAVARWCGEDWTALATELSPGFAGAGAFLTVTGVLLPFVGHHAARWWHELRAYTQLAPLERQLEDLLKRRTLRLRRPLSPLVWLPWRQSSIHNGLSALQAHLDQALYEQTYERELRRTDDLEQAEANALATTIAAAAVSERAGRPAVLDAGHSPLQPQHLELPVLVRIAGSLNAPGGARPAPAHTDAAAGSTA from the coding sequence GTGATCAACTACATCAGCTGCGGCGTTCTCTGGCTCGGCCTCGCGCTCAAGCTCCGCGACCTCGTCGGTCACCGCGGCGACCCCTTCCTGCGCGCCATCACCGCGCTCCTGGCCCTCGCGAGCCTGTGCTGGCTCCTCGGCTCTCCTCCGACCGTGGGCGCGATCAACCGGGCCACCGGCGTCGCGAACCTCGCCGCTCCCCTCACCTACGCCGTCATCACCGCGTACAGCGCCGCGTGCCTGGTCCTCGTCGTCTACTGGCGTGACGGCCGGCGCGGCCGTGCGACCGCCCGCCGCTGGATCATCAGTTACGCCGTCGTCATCGCCGCCATCGGCATCCTCTTCGCCCTCGGCGACGCCCGTGCCGAGCGTCGGGTCGACTTCGACACCTACTACGCCACCACGCCGTACATCCGCGAGATGATCGTGCTGTATCTGGTGGCCCACCTGACGGCCGTCACCGTCACCGGCCTGTGGTCCGTGCGGTGGGCCATGGGCACTACCGTCCACGGCTGGGTGCGGGCGAGCCTCCTCACGCTCGGTCTCGGCACCGCGCTGAGCGCCGGCTACAGCCTCTCCAGGCTCGTCGCGGCCGTGGCCCGCTGGTGCGGCGAGGACTGGACGGCCCTCGCCACCGAGCTGTCCCCCGGCTTCGCCGGAGCGGGTGCCTTCCTCACGGTCACCGGCGTCCTCCTGCCCTTCGTCGGACACCATGCCGCGCGCTGGTGGCACGAGCTGCGCGCGTACACGCAACTCGCCCCGCTGGAACGGCAGCTCGAGGACCTGCTCAAGCGGCGGACGCTGCGACTGCGCCGGCCGCTGTCCCCGCTGGTGTGGCTGCCGTGGCGGCAGAGCAGCATCCACAACGGCCTCAGCGCCCTCCAGGCGCACCTCGACCAGGCCCTGTACGAGCAGACCTACGAGCGTGAGCTGCGACGGACGGACGACCTGGAGCAGGCCGAGGCGAACGCTCTCGCCACGACCATCGCGGCCGCGGCCGTGAGCGAGCGCGCCGGCCGTCCCGCGGTCCTGGACGCGGGGCACAGCCCGCTCCAGCCGCAGCACCTGGAGCTGCCCGTCCTGGTCCGCATCGCCGGGTCCCTCAACGCCCCCGGCGGCGCCAGGCCGGCCCCGGCGCACACCGACGCGGCCGCCGGAAGCACCGCGTGA
- a CDS encoding YrdB family protein: MGRTPSDGERRAVVVDGRPWYVANELLAFLIEIVALGLLCWWGFASGGGVGVSVLLGLGTPAVAAALWGLFAAPRAPFRPPLPGVLLVKGLVLGGGALALYGVGHPVGAVAVAVVTLVNVTVAEVFRRPAPGGTEPAPGAAAP; encoded by the coding sequence ATGGGGCGTACGCCGAGCGACGGTGAACGACGTGCGGTGGTCGTCGATGGGCGGCCCTGGTACGTGGCCAACGAACTGCTGGCGTTCCTGATCGAGATCGTGGCACTGGGGCTGCTGTGCTGGTGGGGCTTCGCCTCGGGGGGCGGCGTGGGGGTCAGCGTGCTGCTCGGTCTCGGCACACCGGCCGTCGCCGCGGCGCTCTGGGGGCTGTTCGCCGCACCCCGGGCACCCTTCAGGCCGCCGCTGCCCGGCGTGTTGCTCGTGAAGGGACTGGTGCTCGGCGGTGGTGCGCTGGCGTTGTACGGGGTGGGCCATCCGGTCGGGGCCGTGGCGGTGGCGGTGGTGACCCTCGTGAACGTCACCGTGGCGGAGGTCTTCCGCCGGCCCGCGCCGGGGGGTACTGAACCCGCTCCGGGCGCGGCGGCCCCGTAG
- a CDS encoding WhiB family transcriptional regulator — protein sequence MTDTDWSEQGLCRTADPDDLFVEGAAQNRAKALCGGCEVRTECLAYALDQRIEHGIWGGMTERERRALLRRRPTVGSWRRLLETARAEHDRTRTAVVGSRAS from the coding sequence ATGACGGACACCGACTGGAGTGAGCAGGGGCTCTGCCGGACGGCCGACCCGGACGACTTGTTCGTCGAGGGCGCCGCGCAGAACCGCGCCAAGGCACTGTGCGGCGGGTGCGAGGTCCGGACCGAGTGCCTGGCCTACGCCCTCGACCAACGGATCGAGCACGGCATCTGGGGAGGGATGACGGAGCGCGAGCGCCGGGCCCTGCTGCGGCGTCGCCCGACCGTCGGCTCCTGGCGGCGCCTGCTGGAGACGGCCCGCGCGGAACACGACCGCACCCGGACCGCGGTCGTCGGCTCCAGGGCGAGCTGA
- a CDS encoding SCO6745 family protein — protein sequence MTHTARRMFELLEPICLVTYFADECNEELAALGHRTYWDGYFASRAAPLGRVPAQVVHAAFYNFAEGEAARHIPGAWETIPPEASLAARERGSAASVRRILGAERAGSPGLVRAADLTTKAATSAPTEGRPMYAGMRALPVPGDPVARLWHSATMLREHRGDGHIAALVGARIGGTEAHVLDALAQGIHPPESFGRIHHLPKERLAAVMAGLRERGLVDADGRFTEAGRATKQRVEALTDELAAPPYEALSPAELAELVAELEPLTAALVAAGSR from the coding sequence ATGACGCACACCGCCCGCCGCATGTTCGAGCTCCTGGAGCCGATCTGTCTCGTCACCTACTTCGCCGACGAGTGCAACGAGGAGCTGGCCGCGCTCGGTCACCGCACCTACTGGGACGGCTACTTCGCCAGCCGCGCCGCTCCACTGGGACGCGTGCCCGCGCAGGTCGTGCACGCGGCGTTCTACAACTTCGCCGAGGGGGAGGCGGCACGGCACATCCCGGGCGCATGGGAGACGATCCCGCCCGAGGCGTCCCTCGCCGCGCGGGAACGGGGCAGCGCGGCCTCCGTACGGCGCATCCTCGGCGCCGAACGGGCAGGTTCCCCGGGCCTGGTGCGTGCCGCCGACCTGACCACCAAGGCCGCGACGAGCGCACCCACCGAGGGCCGGCCGATGTACGCCGGGATGCGCGCCCTCCCGGTGCCGGGCGACCCGGTCGCCCGACTGTGGCACTCCGCGACCATGCTGCGCGAGCACCGCGGTGACGGGCACATCGCGGCGCTCGTCGGCGCGCGCATCGGTGGCACGGAAGCCCACGTGCTCGACGCGCTGGCGCAGGGCATCCACCCGCCGGAGTCGTTCGGACGCATCCACCACCTGCCGAAGGAGCGGCTGGCCGCGGTCATGGCCGGTTTGCGCGAGCGCGGACTGGTCGACGCCGACGGGCGGTTCACCGAAGCCGGCCGGGCCACCAAGCAGCGCGTCGAAGCCCTGACCGACGAACTCGCCGCCCCACCGTACGAGGCACTGTCCCCCGCCGAGCTCGCCGAACTGGTCGCCGAGCTCGAACCCCTCACGGCGGCCCTGGTGGCCGCCGGGTCACGGTGA
- a CDS encoding DUF4190 domain-containing protein, translating into MASYSTGKASRTSGLAIAGLVCGIVGLFFLPIVLGPLAVVFGVMALRQTGSVMAKWDIGLGVVDIILMIVMFVVAAHNGGSLTWHVG; encoded by the coding sequence ATGGCGTCCTACAGCACAGGCAAGGCCAGCCGGACGAGCGGACTGGCGATCGCGGGACTCGTCTGCGGCATCGTCGGCCTCTTCTTCCTGCCCATCGTCCTGGGGCCGCTAGCCGTCGTCTTCGGCGTCATGGCGCTGCGCCAGACCGGTTCCGTGATGGCCAAGTGGGACATCGGCCTCGGAGTGGTCGACATCATCCTCATGATCGTGATGTTCGTCGTCGCCGCCCACAACGGCGGCAGCCTCACCTGGCACGTGGGCTGA
- the ppk2 gene encoding polyphosphate kinase 2 → MGQDLEAQEGRAGEPADDLLRGLAVDDRQPERPVLLDGDGRPIETWRENHPYDHLIGRREYERTKRILQIELLKLQRWVKETGQRIVVVCEGRDAAGKGGTIKRFTERLNPRGARVVALDKPTEREAGQWYFQRYVAHLPARGEIVFFDRSWYNRAGVERVMGFCSQEEYEQFLLQAPLFERLLTDDGALLVKFWFSVSRAEQRTRFAIRQVDPVRRWKLSPTDLASLDRWDDYTAAKVDMFRATDTAHAPWTVVKNDDKRRGRLEAMRSLLYRFDYPAKDAAAVGTPDPLIVGAADTLLEPGEEPTALSPTPLAGPGGGPGNHPDPR, encoded by the coding sequence ATGGGGCAGGACCTCGAGGCACAGGAGGGCCGGGCTGGGGAGCCGGCGGACGACCTGCTGCGCGGGCTCGCGGTGGACGACCGGCAGCCGGAGCGGCCGGTGCTCCTGGACGGCGACGGCCGGCCGATCGAGACCTGGCGGGAGAACCACCCGTACGACCATCTGATCGGACGGCGGGAGTACGAGCGGACCAAGCGCATCCTGCAGATCGAACTGCTCAAGCTGCAGCGCTGGGTGAAGGAGACGGGCCAGCGGATCGTCGTGGTCTGCGAGGGGCGGGACGCGGCCGGCAAGGGCGGCACGATCAAGCGGTTCACCGAGCGGCTGAACCCTCGCGGCGCCCGGGTGGTGGCACTGGACAAGCCGACCGAACGAGAGGCCGGGCAGTGGTACTTCCAGCGGTACGTCGCCCACCTGCCGGCGCGCGGCGAGATCGTCTTCTTCGACCGGTCCTGGTACAACCGGGCGGGCGTCGAGAGGGTGATGGGGTTCTGCTCACAGGAGGAGTACGAGCAGTTCCTGCTCCAGGCACCGCTGTTCGAGCGGCTGCTCACCGACGACGGCGCCCTGCTGGTGAAGTTCTGGTTCTCGGTGTCGCGTGCCGAACAGCGCACCCGGTTCGCGATCCGGCAGGTCGACCCGGTGCGCCGCTGGAAGCTGTCGCCCACCGACCTGGCCTCGCTCGACCGGTGGGACGACTACACCGCGGCCAAGGTCGACATGTTCCGGGCGACGGACACCGCGCACGCGCCCTGGACGGTGGTGAAGAACGACGACAAGCGGCGGGGCCGGCTGGAGGCGATGCGCAGTCTGCTGTACCGGTTCGACTACCCGGCCAAGGACGCGGCGGCGGTCGGCACGCCCGATCCGCTGATCGTGGGTGCGGCGGACACCCTGCTCGAACCGGGCGAGGAGCCGACGGCCCTCTCGCCGACGCCGCTGGCGGGACCGGGCGGCGGCCCCGGCAACCACCCGGACCCGCGTTGA
- a CDS encoding DUF4232 domain-containing protein, with protein MTTHRARRTARTAALAAATATLALGLTACGGSGDGSKAAGGDHAAGGTQSRTASDANAKGGAARAETGGATREQVRSESASGGTNKIENKGTKAAARQCRGDELLVTAVHRFAGQQGDHLLITASNAGSTPCWVTSYPAVKLGDDVDVPTLPHSKKDAPGGGKHLTLRAGDKVYSAVNLFDYGSKNHTARSFAMALRGADGHEGPFYSVDVKGRKPRFSWNEADVLNWNTKKPYDF; from the coding sequence ATGACCACTCACCGTGCCCGCCGTACCGCCCGCACCGCCGCCCTCGCCGCCGCCACCGCCACGCTAGCGCTCGGCCTGACCGCCTGCGGCGGCTCCGGTGACGGCTCGAAGGCGGCGGGCGGCGACCACGCCGCCGGCGGCACGCAGAGCCGGACCGCGTCCGACGCGAACGCCAAGGGCGGCGCGGCGCGGGCCGAGACCGGCGGCGCCACCAGGGAGCAGGTGCGCTCGGAAAGCGCCTCCGGCGGGACGAACAAGATCGAGAACAAGGGCACGAAGGCCGCCGCCCGGCAGTGCCGCGGGGACGAGCTGCTGGTCACCGCGGTGCACCGGTTCGCGGGCCAGCAGGGCGACCACCTGCTGATCACCGCTTCGAACGCGGGCAGCACGCCGTGCTGGGTCACCTCGTACCCGGCCGTGAAGCTCGGCGACGACGTCGATGTCCCCACGCTCCCGCACTCCAAGAAGGACGCCCCGGGCGGCGGCAAGCACCTCACGCTGCGGGCCGGCGACAAGGTGTACAGCGCGGTGAACCTCTTCGACTACGGCTCGAAGAACCACACGGCACGCTCGTTCGCCATGGCGCTGCGCGGCGCCGACGGTCACGAGGGCCCCTTCTACTCGGTCGACGTCAAGGGCCGGAAGCCGCGGTTCAGCTGGAACGAGGCCGATGTGCTGAACTGGAACACCAAGAAGCCGTACGACTTCTGA
- a CDS encoding TraR/DksA family transcriptional regulator: MEDLPRHGHEEPGPSDLPAVRARLAADRADTLARAAALGRDFDGIVAANALVAVDDEHDPEGGTTAFERAHVAALMAQTREHLEELDRALERLEQGRYGRCESCGGTIPPERLEIRPAATTCVGCARSGRA; encoded by the coding sequence ATGGAAGACCTACCTCGGCACGGCCATGAGGAGCCCGGCCCGTCGGACCTCCCGGCCGTCCGCGCACGCCTGGCGGCCGACCGGGCCGACACCCTCGCCCGGGCGGCCGCGCTGGGCCGTGACTTCGACGGGATCGTCGCGGCGAACGCCTTGGTCGCGGTGGACGACGAGCACGACCCCGAAGGGGGTACGACGGCCTTCGAGCGGGCCCACGTCGCCGCCCTGATGGCGCAGACGCGCGAGCACCTGGAGGAACTGGACCGGGCGCTGGAACGGCTCGAACAGGGCCGGTACGGGCGGTGCGAGAGTTGCGGCGGGACGATTCCGCCCGAACGCCTCGAGATCCGTCCGGCGGCCACCACCTGCGTCGGCTGCGCCCGGTCCGGCCGCGCCTGA
- a CDS encoding SRPBCC family protein, with the protein MELHHEFTVPVPVDDAWHALLDIERVAPCLPGAAVESYDGRTVNGSVKVKVGPVTVTYRGTAVFEEQDEGAHRMVLVASGRETRGQGTARATVTGTLTERDGGTAVSVDTDLTVTGRPAQFGRGVLAEVGDRLVGRFASCLEERLAERPAAPVAGAAAPPAEAGATAPPVGTGAAAPPVREEAEPLDLLRTAGLPVAKRVAAALAAAAAVALAAVGLRRRGRTRSGRGRKGARR; encoded by the coding sequence ATGGAGCTGCACCACGAGTTCACCGTCCCCGTCCCGGTCGACGACGCCTGGCACGCACTCCTCGACATCGAACGCGTCGCGCCGTGTCTGCCGGGCGCGGCGGTGGAGAGCTACGACGGCAGGACCGTGAACGGCTCGGTGAAGGTGAAGGTCGGGCCGGTCACGGTGACGTACCGGGGCACCGCGGTCTTCGAGGAGCAGGACGAGGGGGCGCACCGGATGGTGCTCGTGGCGAGCGGCCGGGAGACCCGGGGCCAGGGCACGGCCCGGGCGACGGTCACCGGCACCCTGACCGAGCGCGACGGCGGCACGGCGGTGTCGGTGGACACCGATCTGACGGTGACCGGGCGCCCGGCGCAGTTCGGGCGCGGCGTGCTGGCGGAGGTGGGCGACCGGCTGGTGGGCCGGTTCGCGTCCTGCCTGGAGGAGCGACTGGCCGAACGCCCCGCCGCGCCCGTGGCCGGGGCGGCGGCACCGCCGGCCGAAGCGGGGGCCACCGCACCGCCGGTCGGCACGGGGGCGGCGGCACCGCCGGTCCGGGAGGAGGCGGAACCGCTCGACCTGCTGCGGACCGCCGGACTGCCGGTGGCCAAGCGGGTCGCGGCCGCACTGGCGGCGGCCGCCGCCGTCGCCCTGGCGGCCGTGGGCCTGCGGCGCCGGGGTCGGACGCGGTCCGGGCGGGGACGGAAGGGCGCGCGACGGTAG
- a CDS encoding XdhC family protein, which produces MREILPALERWYAAGIPFGLATVVAVSRSAPRGPGAAMAVGPDDEVVGSVSGGCVEGAVFELAQEVAASGEARLETFGYSDEDAFAVGLTCGGEITLLVRPVTAATDPAFDAVAGSVAAGEPVTVATVVDGPAPRGATLAVWPDRTAGTLGTAGLDVAVSADARGELALGASVLRHYGPHGERREDAVTVFLQSFAPPPRMLVFGAIDYAASVARIGDFLGYRVTVCDARPVFATPKRFPAGVEVVVDWPHRYLRSTGTDDRTVICVLTHDPKFDVPLLEEALRRPAAYIGAMGSRRTHDERRARLTEAGLTAAELARLRSPLGLDLGARTPEEVAVSVAGEIVALRWGGSGAPLTGTAGAIHPTAAP; this is translated from the coding sequence GTGCGTGAGATCCTGCCGGCGCTGGAGCGCTGGTACGCGGCCGGGATCCCGTTCGGGCTCGCCACGGTCGTCGCGGTCAGCCGCAGCGCGCCGCGCGGACCCGGCGCCGCCATGGCGGTGGGCCCCGACGACGAGGTCGTGGGGAGCGTGTCCGGCGGCTGCGTGGAAGGCGCGGTGTTCGAACTCGCGCAGGAGGTCGCGGCGAGCGGCGAGGCACGCCTCGAAACCTTCGGATACAGCGACGAGGACGCGTTCGCCGTCGGGCTCACCTGCGGCGGTGAGATCACCCTGCTGGTGCGTCCGGTCACGGCCGCCACCGATCCGGCGTTCGACGCGGTGGCCGGCTCGGTCGCGGCGGGCGAGCCGGTGACCGTCGCCACGGTGGTCGACGGACCGGCACCGCGCGGCGCGACCCTGGCCGTCTGGCCGGACCGCACGGCGGGCACCCTCGGCACGGCCGGGCTGGACGTCGCGGTCAGCGCCGACGCGCGCGGCGAACTCGCCCTCGGTGCCTCCGTCCTGCGGCACTACGGGCCGCACGGGGAGCGCCGTGAGGACGCCGTCACCGTGTTCCTGCAGTCCTTCGCGCCACCGCCGCGGATGCTGGTCTTCGGCGCCATCGACTACGCGGCCTCGGTGGCCCGCATCGGCGACTTCCTGGGCTACCGGGTCACCGTGTGCGACGCCCGCCCCGTCTTCGCCACGCCGAAGCGCTTCCCGGCCGGTGTGGAGGTCGTCGTCGACTGGCCGCACCGCTACCTGCGGAGCACCGGCACCGACGACCGCACGGTGATCTGCGTCCTCACCCACGACCCGAAGTTCGACGTGCCGCTGCTGGAGGAGGCGCTGCGCCGGCCGGCCGCCTACATCGGGGCGATGGGCAGCCGCCGTACCCACGACGAACGGCGCGCCCGGCTCACCGAGGCCGGTCTCACCGCGGCCGAGCTGGCCCGGCTGCGCTCGCCGCTCGGCCTCGACCTCGGGGCCCGCACGCCGGAGGAGGTCGCGGTGTCCGTCGCCGGGGAGATCGTCGCCCTGCGCTGGGGCGGCAGCGGGGCGCCCCTGACCGGCACCGCCGGGGCCATCCACCCGACCGCCGCCCCCTGA
- a CDS encoding vWA domain-containing protein has translation MTDEREEGTTVGVRALGGDAVLVGFVRALRAAGLEAGSERLHAFLRAVDELRAGMRADVYWAGRATLCGGHDDLERYERVFAAYFGARGGDTSRAVPAAAPPRPVLAGREAHGGAREPGEREPSGPPTATLASSAEVLRHRDVAALDPAERAQLHRLLVAFALRGQTRRSARRRPARRGDVDPRRTVRELLRRGGEPARLRRHARVHRPRRVVLLVDVSGSMAPYAEALLRFAHAAVRGGRTEVFTIGTRLTRVTRELAHRDPDLAMTALAAAVPDWRGGTRLGELLREFLNRWGQRGMARGAVVVLLSDGWERGDPELLGAQMRRLHALAHQVVWANPRKARPGYAPLAAGMAAALPSVDAFVEGHSLAALERLAAVVRGASSGAALEKGAQRA, from the coding sequence ATGACGGACGAACGGGAGGAGGGGACGACGGTGGGTGTACGGGCCCTCGGGGGTGACGCCGTGCTGGTCGGATTCGTGCGGGCGTTGCGGGCGGCGGGGCTCGAGGCCGGCAGCGAGCGGCTGCACGCCTTCCTGCGGGCCGTGGACGAGTTGCGGGCCGGGATGCGGGCCGACGTGTACTGGGCCGGGCGGGCGACGTTGTGCGGCGGGCACGACGACCTGGAGCGGTACGAGCGGGTGTTCGCCGCGTACTTCGGCGCACGGGGCGGGGACACGTCCCGAGCCGTGCCGGCCGCGGCCCCGCCCCGGCCCGTGCTCGCCGGCCGGGAGGCGCACGGCGGCGCGCGCGAGCCCGGTGAGCGGGAGCCGTCGGGCCCGCCCACCGCCACGCTCGCCAGCTCCGCCGAGGTCCTGCGCCACCGCGACGTCGCCGCACTCGACCCCGCCGAACGCGCCCAACTGCACCGCCTGCTCGTCGCGTTCGCCCTGCGCGGGCAGACCCGCCGCTCCGCCCGCCGGCGGCCGGCCCGGCGCGGGGACGTCGACCCGCGCCGCACGGTGCGGGAACTGCTCCGGCGCGGCGGCGAGCCGGCCCGGCTGCGGCGGCACGCGCGTGTGCACCGCCCCCGCCGGGTGGTCCTCCTCGTCGACGTCAGCGGCTCCATGGCGCCGTACGCCGAGGCGCTCCTGCGGTTCGCGCACGCGGCGGTGCGCGGGGGCCGCACCGAGGTGTTCACCATCGGCACCCGGCTGACCCGCGTCACCCGCGAACTCGCCCACCGCGACCCGGACCTGGCCATGACGGCCCTCGCGGCGGCCGTGCCGGACTGGCGCGGCGGCACCCGGCTCGGCGAGCTGCTGCGGGAGTTCCTCAACCGCTGGGGACAGCGCGGCATGGCGCGCGGGGCGGTCGTCGTCCTGCTCTCGGACGGCTGGGAGCGCGGCGACCCGGAACTGCTCGGGGCGCAGATGCGCCGGCTGCACGCCCTGGCCCACCAGGTGGTCTGGGCCAACCCGCGCAAGGCGCGCCCCGGTTACGCGCCGCTGGCCGCCGGGATGGCGGCGGCCCTGCCCAGCGTGGACGCCTTCGTCGAGGGGCACAGCCTGGCGGCGCTCGAACGGCTGGCGGCGGTGGTGCGCGGGGCGTCGAGCGGTGCGGCTCTGGAGAAGGGAGCGCAGCGTGCGTGA
- a CDS encoding AAA family ATPase: MDDPEQVRARLEETGYLVDDGLAITCFLALRLHRPLFCEGDAGVGKTALAAALAEALGAPLIRLQCHEGIDASQALYDWDFPRQLLHLRAAEAAGIRDADRLESELYDRRFLIARPLLRALQTHPAVLLVDEIDRADDEFEAFLLELLSEYSVSIPELGTLRAEEPPVVVLTSNRTREVHDALKRRCLYHWFDHPSFGRELAIVRRRLPEVSARLAEQVTALVQTLRGADLLKPPGVAETIDWAEALHALGASEVDADLAVATLGSALKYREDADRARGLDLTAVLASRGGRR, encoded by the coding sequence ATGGACGACCCGGAGCAGGTGCGCGCCCGCCTGGAGGAGACGGGGTACCTCGTCGACGACGGACTGGCGATCACCTGCTTCCTGGCGCTGAGACTGCACCGGCCGCTGTTCTGCGAGGGCGACGCGGGCGTGGGCAAGACCGCGCTCGCCGCCGCCCTGGCCGAGGCGCTCGGCGCGCCCCTGATCCGGCTCCAGTGCCACGAGGGCATCGACGCCTCGCAGGCCCTGTACGACTGGGACTTCCCGCGCCAGCTGCTGCACCTGCGGGCGGCCGAGGCGGCCGGGATCAGGGACGCGGACCGGCTGGAGAGCGAGCTGTACGACCGGCGCTTCCTCATCGCCCGGCCGCTGCTGCGGGCCCTGCAGACCCACCCGGCGGTGCTGCTGGTCGACGAGATCGACCGGGCCGACGACGAGTTCGAGGCGTTCCTGCTGGAGCTGCTGTCGGAGTACTCCGTCTCGATCCCCGAACTGGGCACGCTGCGCGCCGAGGAGCCGCCGGTGGTCGTGCTCACCTCGAACCGCACCCGGGAGGTGCACGACGCCCTCAAGCGGCGCTGCCTCTACCACTGGTTCGACCACCCCTCGTTCGGCCGCGAACTGGCCATCGTGCGACGGCGGTTGCCGGAGGTCTCGGCGCGGCTGGCCGAGCAGGTCACCGCGCTGGTGCAGACCCTGCGGGGCGCGGACCTGCTCAAACCGCCCGGGGTGGCCGAGACCATCGACTGGGCCGAGGCACTGCACGCCCTGGGCGCGAGCGAGGTGGACGCCGACCTGGCGGTGGCGACCCTGGGCTCGGCACTCAAGTACCGCGAGGACGCGGACCGAGCCCGAGGCCTCGACCTCACCGCTGTCCTGGCGTCCCGGGGAGGCCGACGATGA